A stretch of the Arvicola amphibius chromosome 8, mArvAmp1.2, whole genome shotgun sequence genome encodes the following:
- the LOC119820210 gene encoding huntingtin-interacting protein K-like yields the protein MATEGDVELELETKTSGPERPPEKPGKHYSGAADLEQVTDYAEEKEIQSLNLETAMSIIGDRRSREQKAKQEQEKELAKVMIKKEDLELIMTEMEISRAAAERSLREHMGNVVEALIALTN from the coding sequence ATGGCGACCGAGGGagatgtggagctggagttagagaccaAGACCAGCGGCCCTGAGCGGCCTCCcgagaagccagggaagcactATAGTGGTGCTGCTGACTTGGAGCAGGTCACTGACTATGCGGAGGAGAAGGAGATCCAGAGTTTGAATCTGGAGACGGCTATGTCCATCATTGGAGACAGACGGTCCAGGGAGCAAAAGGCAAAACAGGAGCAGGAAAAGGAACTGGCAAAGGTCATGATCAAAAAGGAAGATCTGGAGTTGATAATGACAGAGATGGAGATCTCTCgagcagcagcagaaaggagCTTGCGGGAACACATGGGCAACGTTGTGGAGGCTCTTATTGCCCTAACCAACTGA